In the Salvia miltiorrhiza cultivar Shanhuang (shh) chromosome 8, IMPLAD_Smil_shh, whole genome shotgun sequence genome, atgtgaattattttagtttattttatttttaaaataaatatatttatatttatttagtatttatttaaatatatcgtttGATTTTCATGTTTATCGTGCATCGCATAAATAGTCGTACTAGTTATTCtattgaaattacaataatGGGTTTTTTTTGGATAAGAGAAGgaatttattaaaaagaaaaacgaagGTACCAGCAGTACCAAAAGAAAATTACAACATCATAGGAGTTGGAACACCCGCAATCCAGCCATCTAAGCTCAAATCAGAATTAAGAAACCTGGAGATCTTACCCCAACCCCACATTCTCACCTTAATCTCCGAGACCACTTTGGAAATTTCCCATGCTTTTTCTTCGAATCTGCTCGCATTCCTACATCTCCAAACGACCCAAGCAACACAGCACCACAGTGCCAAAAGGAATTTCCGACTTTCTTTCCGGTTTCCAAAGTTGGTAAAGAGAAGGAAGTGTGAAACCACGCTTTGTGGTCGCACGAAACAGATGCCAAGCCATCTAAAGATATCATCCCAAACTTTTTCAGTCTTTGGGCAGTGAAAAAGCAGATGGTTAATCGTCTCCTCGCCGTGAAAGCACGCATTACAACCGGAATCAACTTCATTCAGCACAATGTTTCTTCTTCTAAGATTAGCGCAAGTAGGTAGTCTATCTCTTAGCGTCCGCCAGGCCATGACTCTTGCTTTAAGCGGGACTGGGCTTTTCCACACCTTGGAGAGGATCTCATTGATCTCTTCCGATGTTCGCCTTTCTTGTCTTGTCTCTTTGATGGCTTCGTAGGCCGACTTAATTAGTGGAATATATACCATCTTTAGCGGCGGACCAGGACCATTCATCAGGCACTCCTGCAACAAGGTTAGCACCAGAAATGAAAGACAACAGGTCATGAACCCTCCTCTTTTCCCTTTCGAAGAGCTCTCGTCTCCAACTCAGATCCCACTTCCAGCCCCCATTCTCCCAAAAACCCGACTCACTAATGAGGGCTTCTTTATTAGCACTAAGGAGGTACAACCTAGGAAACACCAGCTTGAGAGGCAACGACCCCGCCCACTTGTGATCCCAGAATTTTGTGGACTTCCCATCCCCGACTTTAATGCTAATATTATCAAGGAACCAAGACTCCCCCGAACCTCCTGCCACAGAGATGACTCTAGACCACCATCCGTCCCTAACCCTGCCTCTACCGGAACATTTCACCGAATTCTGACCCCACTCAAGGTCCCCGTAAAGCGATTTAACCACTCTAGCCCACAACCTTCCTCCCCCCTTTAAAAATCTCCAAAACCATTTCACCACAAGAGCATGATTAAACCATTCTAAGTTTTTGAAGTCAAGCCCCCCCTCTGATTTTGAAGTGCACAGGTCACTCCACTTCACCCACGCCACCGAGTGTGAGATCCCTCCTCCCCCCCCTCCCCACAGGAAATTGCCACATAAAGAGTTTAAGGCATGCACCGTTGCTTTTGGAATAAAGGAGAAAGATGGGTAATTACAATAATGGGTATAGTTAATAATAATGGGTATAGTTAATAATATCCTAGCTATATGCAATAGAAACATTAAAAAAGCAATATGAAGTTTAACAAACTCAAGAATTTCACCAATAAACTCTATTTTGAAGATAATTAACACATTTGTACAACTtgcaattcaaaaaataaatcttcaTGATCAATgctaaataatactccattgtTCTAACGAATTTaagattaataaatataaagttAGCATTAATAaaactatttttaaaatttcgggGCGCCCTAGGCCTTTGCCCCTTCATTCATGAAGATGGGCTGGCCCTACAAGTCGAGCCCAGGCTTGGCTCCGTCTCTGCATCGAACGAATTATAAGTTATATTTTGAAGTCCGAACGTAAATCCTTCTCTACATTACATCCTTAAAAAATACTATGTAATTATAAGCTATATTCCCtccaattcaaaaaaataaaataaagaagaagCTATAGCTCTGTCACagttagtactccctccgtcccatgaagcatgactcagttcttttcggcatgagaattaactaaattgatattttgtgtgttaaatgtggtaggtgaaaaagtgaaaaggtgaataaatgagtaaattttttgccatttttagaaacaggtaaaagcttcgtgggacaatccaaaaaggaaactgagtcatgcttcgtgggacggagggagtatttcaatCTTTTAATTTGTTAAAGTACAATTTCAAAATACGATTGTAAAATTCACTGTTATAAATTAACTTGCTACGGAACATATCTAATTATATACTACCTACAATgatatcaatattaattatgcatatataAAGAAGGTCAGAGGGATTaaactattttcttttttagagaaaatatatatatagttggatACCatacaaatcaagaaaagagaGTAGAAAACCAGAAACGATGATTTTCCAGTATATAAGTGCCAAAATAGGAATTAATTTACTCTTCTCGCTCTCTCATATACAATATATGTGACGAATTGAGTTAAGTTTTCTGCAAGAAAATGGGGAAATTTAGGGTTTGTACAGTGCCCTTGAAGGATGGGATGAGAGATGAACAAGGACAGCGCATGTTACTCTTTTTGCGAGTTAGAGATGCAGTTTGCGATATCCCAATGAGAATTTGAAtgatattcatcatttttatttaaaagcCTCTAAGTATTTGTGTCAAAGTTAGGGTTTTCAAGCATCATATATAGGGTTTCCACCACTACTTTTGGGACCACTTCTCCAATATCTTCCTTTTACTACGCACATATTTATTGCCTAAACTCACACTagttcatttattttaaattaattaagcatATGTCAAGAAATTGTACTTGCCATATTAGATAATTAATCTAACAGGCAAGTAGATAGAAGCTATAATTAATTGGTTGTAGctagtatatagtatatattattCGATCGCGATGActgttaatattaaaattagggttaattaattgttgaaaataacaTACTAATATTTACTCAAATTCGTATTGTAGCAAGTACTCGAAAGTGTGGCAATTACATCACCACcttctaattttttttgtggGCAATTATAACATTCCCAGGTGTTTTCTAATTACTTAAAGTTTGGCTGATGATGTACACCAATGAAACAACGTGTCTTTATTTGTTGAAAAAGTTGAAATTGTAAttgaaagaaattaaaaggtggtgttgTAATTGTATATTTGAAAAGTTGTGTGAAAATTACAAATGATGGTTGCAATAATATTTAATCCCAAATATTAGTGTGTTGTTTAtgattttgaaaaattattatgTCGAAAAGATAATTTTGtgttataattgcaatattTTAGAAATTAATCAATTTGTAGCTTCAAATTACGTAATAATGTATTTCCAACTTTTCTTTCATAATGTCTGCAGTTTTAGTCTTGATGATCATCAAGAGTTGTAtatagggtgtgtttgctttgaggtataaggaagGGTTAAATTTCGTTTATCATCTTATACTTCGTTTGTTTTGACGTAATAAAAAATTTGGACAGATGGTATAAAATTTCAGACAACATTTTTTCCCTTGAGAAATGAATAGTTTTATACCTAAAACAGagtgatataattttataccaccttatgagtagtggataaatatattatcattcaaaccaaacaagatataaaaaatGAGGTTcctaaaatgataaatttatatctcATTATATTATCTCTCCATTTAGAAGGATATAAGGCAAACAATGATACTTGAACCAATAACTCATAAAAGAGAGAGTTTTGGTGCCTTAGTTTTGCCATTTGGGCTAGGCCTCCTCGACATAAACAGTTGTACTCCATCTGTTCCATAAGAGTATGCACttctttatatttaattaggGACGTCCCACAAGAGTGACATTTGCCTTTTTTTTAACACTATTCCATCactaattctttattttttactccttttttttctttcgataaattacataattaaataatttttttttaaagaatttaAAGACCGCGAAGGACTTGAACTCAGGACCTTAGGTCTTGAGTATTAACCTCCTACAACtagaccaacacacgcacaccttATTTTTGACTTTTACTTTATTTAAAATGGATCACTTAACTCCACTCTCATTGCACTcatctaatattttattaaaactcttgCCACTAAAAATGATGCACATTTTTGCCGCACAGAAGGAgtatattataaaaagatacGTGTAATTCATTATACACAACAATTTGCTCCCTCATAATTAAGAAAGATTACCCAACAAATATCAACTACAATTACAATATCTAATTAAGTTTATCAACGTAACAATTACTATTAAGCTATATACACGAATATTTCTCTGCATACTTTCTCTAATGAAGATAAAATGTGTAGCCGCTATTTGAAATCCACATTGAATAAATTACGCTTATGCACAATATACCCATTTTCATCTTCTTATTGTTGGCCTAAAAGCTTCTTTGTAAAACAATTAAACAAATATCGTTACATGACGGggttttaagatataaaattatgaactattttgaatttgtaattttaattcgatttttaaaatatggtCAATTAAAATATGTTCTTTTCAATTTTAGCAATTTCGTTtctccaattttttttgtagtcACCAGAGTATTCAATTAGAGTTTACGTGTATTAGTAAAGACTGCGTtatttttgtgaggcctaaacgatGTTGTTTCgtacaattttaattaaatttttcttcaaattataAAAGAACGTTGTAGCCACAATTtccaaaattcaataattttatcaGAAACGATGTTGACGTTGTAACATGAAAGTTTTGTGGAGAACTAATCTACGTAAACTCCAACTCAACAATCTgacaatcaaagaaaaaaaaatgggggaacgcaattgtaaaaatttaaaaggtAATGATTTAATTAGTTCCCCACATTTCAaaaatcacgttaaaattataaattcaaaattattcgtgattttattattttgtcaaAACCCCTTACATAATCACTTGAGTTTATGTAATAAGCGTAACTTTAATTCTTCAAAACAAATGAAAGGGAGGGAAAGATAATTGCACAAATATAATTCTTCAACAAATTATAACCACCAAATCAGATAAACTTGCAACTGTTTGATCACCCTGCAAAATGATCATAATATATGATCATTTTGAAAATGAACCAACATCTGTGCAAAGAATAAGACCAGAAAGTTAGTGGCGTTGGCCTAAAGTTTAatcattaatttgatataaagagTTTATTACgggtatttaattaatataaacttGTAATATACgggagctaattgttaaaatttatactatatttaaaaagagagtttttaatttcaaattgattttaaatcaatttcaaaattgagtgacaattttgtagttagaataaaatttaAGGTTTATTTAttataagctatacatcttttttttttctttaacttcttatttttctatttcatttcttttttaaaattgtgaaattcgactaattaaaaaatattttatatgcatatcaaattaaagatcatgacaagagatttaatttgatatatgttatgtaaatattggatttaaaatataaatttatatttatttaaagattaaaacttaagaaaattctctctcctctctcctctttttttttttttagaataaatctatttttttcaattatcttttaacttatattgttttctttttttacaatattaatttttattaatatgaattattctttattatttttatattaaaataaagtatatttatattaaattatactccctccgtccctgaaataagttcatctttggggacgacatgggttttaaggaaaagtggtaaaatatgttataattagtattgggagtggtgaaaatgtgaaaaagtgttatgatcagtattggaagtggtgaaaaagtgaaaaataagaataaataaagtattattagtggtggggtagttgtcaaaaaatgaaaagaaagaaagatgaacttatttgggggacgtcccaataagaaaaaatatgaacttatttcagggacggaaggagtagtatttttaattatatttagaatctttatataataatcaaattaatatcaattttatactccctccgtccttgaATTCAAAGCCTACATGAaaaaacacgagttttaagaaaaaaaaagtatttttgttagttgagtggagaaagggtcccacaaaatatattgtttattggttgagtggagaaaggggcccacaaagtgtattgtttattagttgagtggagaaaaaatgtattgttattgagacccaccaattaaaatatgaataaaacttactaaaaatagataggtcttgagttggtggacgaaccaaaaagaaaagtaggccttgaattagtggacggagtgagtatataataaaatataaaaatatttttcgcgcgttgcacgagtgcaaatgctagtagtACTGTAACTCTTAGTGTTTTCAAAATAAGATTATATGTtacggaatttgaaaatgaggactatatgttacgaaatttgaaaataaggattatagttttcattttttacatttacactacTATAtgtcctcatttacactactaTGCGTCCTCATTtataggagtgtaaatgtaaCACATGGAAGTTATAATCCTCTTTTTTAAGTTTCgtaatatataatcttcatttttaaattttgtaatatataatcttatttataaaaatattgaaaattatagtcatattttaacaattagctcaaCATACAATAAGAGTTATTCCATTTCAAGAAAGTAAAATGACTcttattatataatactccctccgttcacaaAAAGATATTTATAAgatttttatctatttataaaattaaaataaaatttataatattgggccaaaataaatattgtcgatactcaaacaaaacaaaatgttGTAGACAATTGGGCCCACAAAAATTGAGCCCGAAATGTTTGACTCGTAAAGACGGCccaaaatttattaaattggcTAATGACAAACCATAGTCGGAACGTTAAATAGCCCATTAAAACCAGAATTCTCCAAATTTAGGGTTTCAGCTGCCGACTCTTGAATCTTGATCTCGAAGCATCTGTATATGTTTATAGATCTGTATATGTATGTAATCATCGCACGCGGTGCACACACCCGGCTTAAATTTGCATTTCAACGATTTTTGATCAGTTAGTTCGCGACGATTTATTCAAAATTGAGGCGAGCCGTAATCGATGTTCGTATAACTCGGATTGAAAATCGTCGCCAGAAAAAGCTTCTTCCTTCGTCGAGATCTCCGGCGCCGCCGCGGATTTCCGAAGGTGAGCGTTGTCATATCCTATCGCCTTGGGTAGCGGGTTGCTGCTATTAGCTCTTGGGATTGGCCATGAGAAAAACATTCATTCTCGAtttcgtttgtttgttttcaatttttttttgttaaaattagtttgatttgattttccTCGAATTTATTTCGATTTGCGTTGCCTGTGATGAAATCTCTTATCAAATTACACCATCTTTCGGGACTGAGTTTCCGGTGCTGATATTCTGCAattctgaggctatttttgaatagtattttttgaaaaagtgaataatttATTGTGCTTATTGACGGTCCAGTGCTGTATGATTCAATTTACAGTACTTAACATTATCATAAGCTATAGAAATTTTGAGCCGCCTTTCGTCTTTCGAGTCTCTTCTCCAAATGAGATTGGGCTATCCGTGCAGTGGCTCTCATTTCTTAATTTTACTTTCTTCTTGATTAGCTTTTCATGATTATGCTTCATATTTTGTTCTTTACATCCGAGCTGGAAATGAATGCTacacattttaataaatctttCATAGTTTATGACTTAGTATTAGTTATTCTTATAAttcgatattttttttataaaatcagaatgaattttgaaaaaattgagcATTTTCGAATTTAAATATGGCATTCGTCTAGACATATAGACATTGCTCTGAACTGAATT is a window encoding:
- the LOC130998583 gene encoding uncharacterized protein LOC130998583 yields the protein MVYIPLIKSAYEAIKETRQERRTSEEINEILSKVWKSPVPLKARVMAWRTLRDRLPTCANLRRRNIVLNEVDSGCNACFHGEETINHLLFHCPKTEKVWDDIFRWLGICFVRPQSVVSHFLLFTNFGNRKESRKFLLALWCCVAWVVWRCRNASRFEEKAWEISKVVSEIKVRMWGWGKISRFLNSDLSLDGWIAGVPTPMML